The genomic segment AACTCTTAAACGCTAATTTAAATATATTGTAGATAAGGAGTTGCAAATGTCTTGAAAGTCAGTTCGATCTTAATCTATACTAATGTAACAAATATATAGAACAGTGGATACTGAAGAAGAAGCAACAGAACTTCAAGGGCCAGGAGATTTTGATTTCGAGATACTGAAAAAGGCAACTAACAATTTTGATCAAGCAAATAAGCTTGGAGAAGGAGGGTTTGGTGAAGTATTCAAGGTATATTATCACTTATTTTATTCTCTAATTAGGCTTCTGCGTTTATATTATTCAAATGATGGGTTCTTTGATATTTTCAGGGTACGTTGAAAAATGGTAAAGATGTGGCAGTAAAGAAGCTGATATTAGGTCAATCTGCACGGGCAGTATCTGAATTCGAACGCGAAGTGAAACTTATTtccaatgttcatcacaaaaatcTTGTGCGTTTACTTGGTTGTTGCAGACAAGGCCAAGAAAGACTCCTGGTTTATGTGTACATGCCCAACAGCAGCCTCGACAGAAAATTATTTGGTTTGATATTCTGTAACTTTCCTCTTTCGCTTCTGTCATGTGTTACAACAAACATGATAGGTTTTTAAACTCTAGTGAATTGCTCTACATGTAGGAGAACAAAGAAATCCTTTGAGTTGGAAGGAAAGGTTCAAAATTATTCTGGGCACTGCTCGTGGTCTGGCCTATCTTCATGAGGAATTCCATGTCCGTATCATCCATCGTGATATTAAATCAAGCAATATATTACTTGACCAAAATTTTGAGGCAAAATTAGCAGATTTTGGGCTGGCAAGACTTCTCCCAAATGATAAAAGTCATGTTAGCACAAAATTAGCAGGAACCTTGTGAGAAAACCTCTCCTTACTCCATCATTTTTctaatcaaaattttcaaatataGTAAGACCATTTTTTTTTCCTTTGCAGAGCATACACGGCTCCAGAATATGCTGGCCATGGGCAACTAACAGAGAAAGCTGACACCTATAGCTTTGGTGTGGTGGTTCTTGAAATTGTCAGTGGCAGATAAAGCATTGACTTGAATCAACCACCTCATATGCAATATCTTCTTGAATGGGTATTTTAAAACTCTAATAGGACTATTTTAATCCTTTTATCCCATCATTCTCTCCGTTAAAAAGCTTgatcattataaataaataaaaatttattgcaGGTCTGGAGCCTATATGaagaaaacaaggttttaaagatgGTGGAAAGTCAAGAAAGAATGGAAGGGTATAGCGATGAAGAGGTGGTGAGGGTGATAAACCTTGCACTTCTATGCATACAAGGTGCTGCCTCTCATAGACCATCCATGTCCGAGGTTGTGACATTACTGTTGAGTAAAGCTGAGATTGATTTTCAGAAACCTCTGCAGCCAGCATTCATAGATGTGGTGTACAAAGTACGTGGAGAAAGTACCACTCTTACCACATCTTCATCTCAATCAAATGCCATGGTTACAGAATCCCTCGATGCTCGTTAGTAGTGGTTATTTCTGTTGTTGATGGATACATGGAGAGCAACAAGGAAGGATAGATTGTTAAGTTCTAATGGATTACACAGTTCCTCGCTATTTTCAAATAGGATTTAAATATTATAACATATATTTCCTTTCTATCTTTAAAAATAATCAGGATTTTTTCCAAAAGAGACGTGTATCTTACTCATTTGTAAATTTAAATGTTGGACAAAAGTGGTATATTTTATAGTTGAGTGGCGaccttatttctatttcaaatatgaAGGATAGAATTTTGTTATCATAGTATTGCATATAGATGACATAATATTAATTCTTAATAGTATGAGAATGAAAACTCTCTTACAATTTGATTTGGATAAATTATTTTCATTATAAAAATTAGAATCAATTGTGAAAATAAAAATTTAtggttatataaaaataaatatattgaatTGATTTTGTTGAGATTTCAGTTTCAAGATAGCAAGCTTATGGAAACTCCATTTCTTATTAATAAAAATTTGTCTACTCGAAATTGTTTTCAAATAGAAAGTAAAATTGAGAAAATGTGTGAGATTTATTATATTAGAATAGTTGGCATACTCATGTCTACAATGTTTTGAACTAGACTCGACATTGC from the Cryptomeria japonica unplaced genomic scaffold, Sugi_1.0 HiC_scaffold_2042, whole genome shotgun sequence genome contains:
- the LOC131873554 gene encoding putative serine/threonine-protein kinase codes for the protein MDLPRGRAIDAGCYLRYDSKPFFPGNATIDLEPFLHTGKKKVSSTVWVIIGVVGGVFILGLITCLLVFRKRITRTGQKQVDTEEEATELQGPGDFDFEILKKATNNFDQANKLGEGGFGEVFKGTLKNGKDVAVKKLILGQSARAVSEFEREVKLISNVHHKNLVRLLGCCRQGQERLLVYVYMPNSSLDRKLFGEQRNPLSWKERFKIILGTARGLAYLHEEFHVRIIHRDIKSSNILLDQNFEAKLADFGLARLLPNDKSHVSTKLAGTLAYTAPEYAGHGQLTEKADTYSFGVVVLEIVWSLYEENKVLKMVESQERMEGYSDEEVVRVINLALLCIQGAASHRPSMSEVVTLLLSKAEIDFQKPLQPAFIDVVYKVRGESTTLTTSSSQSNAMVTESLDAR